The sequence AAGGCTTTTCCACTGACTGGCTGAAGTCAGGGTCTCCATTGCCAAACAGTTCTTTGCGGATACTGATGTCTATCCAGTACTTGTCCATGGGGCATTGAGGGAAGACCACTATTGCTGGAAATTGCGCCCTGTTTTCAGGTGTAAGAAAGAGATCAGCACCATGGGTGAGCTGTTTTTCGTTATCATTTCCGCGTTCTCCTGCACCATGAAGAAAAAGGACCAAGGGATACTTTTTGCCAGGGTCATAGTGCTCAGGATATAGGATCCTGTACAGCAATGAGTCGCCCTTCTGGTTCACAAAGACCCGTTTTTCAAATAACGATTTGTCTTGTGCCAAAAGCCTGCCGGTATCCATGAACAATATAGATAGCAGCAGTAAAATGAGGTGTTTATGGTGGCTTTGCATAGTCGTGATTTTATTCCTCCCAATTCACTTTCATGGAGCTTACATCATGGGAGTTGGTGCCAATCATGATTTCAAATTCCCCCGGCTCAAACACAAAGTCCAAGTCGTGGTTATAGAATTTAAGGTCTTCTTGCGTCAGTTCAAAGGTAACTTCTTTGGTTTCTCCTGCTTTGAGGAATACCTTCTGAAAGCCCTTGAGTTCCTTCACCGGGCGGGTCATGCTTCCGACCATGTCTCTGACATACAGCTGAACCACCTCTTTACCATCAAAACGCCCCGCATTGGTCAGGGTGATGGTGGCATAAAGGGTTTGGTGACCGCTGAGTTTCTCGGTGCTGAGGGTGATATCCCCATAGTCAAATTCCGTATAGCTCAATCCATAGCCAAAAGGAAAAAGCGGGGCATTGGGCACATCCAGGAAATTGGAGCGGAACTTTTGAAACCATTGGCCCTCTGGAAGTGGCCTGCCGGTATTTTTATGATTGTAATAAAGGGGGATTTGCCCAGTGTTCTGTGGGAAGGTCATGGTCAATTTCCCGGAAGGATTTACCTCACCGAAGAGGACATCGGCAATGGCATCACCCGCTTCACTGCCGCCAAACCATACGTTCAAAATAGAGGGGATGTGTTCAGCTTCCCATTGGATGGCCAAGGGACGGCCTGAAAAAAGCACCATCACGACGGGCTTTCCTGTTTTGGCCAGGGCTTTTAACAGCCGTCGTTGGTTTTCGGGTAGTTCAATGGTGCTTCTACTGGAAGATTCACCGCTCATTTCGGCAGATTCTCCCATGGCAGCTACGATGACATCTGCGGCTTTTGCAGCCTCCAAAGCCTCTTCGATCAATTCCTCCTCTGGCCTTTGGTCCCGGTAGGTGGGTTTGCCAAAGACGCTTACCCGAGATTCCAATAGGGAATCGGCGACGATGTTTGCGCCACGGGCTTCAATGATTTTTACTTGGTCTCCCACGGCGTGCTGGATGCCCTGCTTCAGGGAAATGGATTCCTTAAACCTGCCCGCCACACTCCAAGTTCCGGTCATGTTTTCGGCATTGTCAGCCATTGGCCCGATCAGGGCGATGGTGCCTGTCTTTTTCAAGGGAAGTACCTGGCCCTCGTTTTTCATCAAGACAAAGGACTGGGCAGCAATTTCTCGTGAAAGCTGCCTGTTTTCGGCATTGAATATTTCCGTTTCCGCTCTTTCGGCATCACAATAGCGGTAAGGATCTTCAAACAGCCCTAATTTGAACTTTGCCACTAAAATTCTTCTGCAGGCTTCATCAATTTGCGTTTCGGTGATGGTGCCCTCTTCCAGGGAGGCTTTTAAGGTGGACAAGAATCCTTCTCCCACCATGTCCATGTCCACGCCCGCTTTGAGGGCTTTGGCTGAAACCGTCTTCAAGTCTCCAATACCATGGGCGGTCATTTCATTGATGGCGGTATAGTCGGTGACGACGAAGCCGTCGAAACCCCATTGGTTACGCAGAACCTCCGTCATCAGCCACTTATTGGCACTGGCCGGAATGCCTTCTACTTCGTTAAAGGCGGTCATCACTGTGCCCACGCCGGCATCCACGGCGGCTTTGTAGGGCGGAAAGTATTCGTTGTACATCCGCTGACGGCTCATGTCCACGGTGTTGTAATCCCTTCCAGCTTCTGGTGCACCGTAGAGGGCAAAGTGTTTTACACAGGCCATTAGGGTGTGGCTAAGGCTCAAATCATCTCCCTGATAGCCTTCCACCATGGCTTTGGCAATCTGGGCTCCAAGGTATGGATCCTCGCCACTTCCCTCGGATACACGGCCCCAGCGAGGGTCGCGGGAAATGTCGGTCATGGGAGAAAAGGTCCAGTTGATGCCGTCTGCACTGGCTTCTTTGGCCGCTAGCTGAGCGGACTTTTTGATCAATTCCATGTCCCAAGTACTTGAAAGCCCAAGGGGAATGGGGAAGATGGTTTCATATCCATGGATCACATCCATCCCAAAGAGCAAGGGAATGCCTAGTCGGCTCTCTTCCACAGCCACTCGCTGTACGTCCCGAATTTTCTGAACGGTCTTGATATTAAACAGTCCCCCCACTTTTCCGGCTTTGATTTTTTCGGCAATGTTGGAGCTGGAAGCTTGCCCAGTCGTGAAATCACCAGCCGCTGGTAAGTTGAGCTGACCGATTTTTTCTTCCAACGTCATCAAAGCTAACACGGAATCAGCCTTTTGTGTATAAGGATCCGTATGGTGTGGAGGAGGTGTTTTTCCTGAAGGCTTGAAGGCCATCATTAAGCCACCTATGGCCATTAGAAAAAGGATATATTTTTTCATAGCGTGTTTTTTTGTGTTCTTTTCAATTCACTGAATCGTTGGTCGTTTCATTCAATTATTTCGTTCGCAAACAATGACTCATCGAGGGGAAATCGGCCTAATAATTAAATTCCAATCGATCTAATCCATTGCGCACCTCTTGGTTTTGCATAAATAAATCCCACAGCAGACCTGTTCGATGATTCTCAATCATAAGGATAATAGGTCCCTGGTCAATGGCCAAGTAGGAATCTGCATACCAGTATTCGGTGATGTTAAAGGCATCATAAAACCCGTATTCTCCCCAAAGCTTATCCCCAAGTTTATAATAGAAAAACTGGAGGGCCTTCATGGATGCATCCGGAGTATAGGGAAAAGAAGACAGGGCAGCAGTAGGAGTGATGACTCCCAGGTCATTGGTGGGAGAATGGGCGCTATATCCATTGTGATTGTCGCTCGCAGTAAGTCCCCAAACCAGGTCAGAATAGCCAATAAAGCCTTTCGGGTTTTGCAGGCAATAGGCTTGGTTGATCAGGCTATGGGCTTGGTTTTGCTCCCAATAATTGGCATACTTGTCGGTCAGGTTTCTTGGGTCCAGCCCCAAGAAGGAATAGTGAGCAAAGAAGAGCGGGCCACCCAGTTCTTTGCCCAGTGGTAGGGTTTGCTGGTAGTAGCTGTTACCGTTTTTGATATCCCCATTTCTTGCCCAGCCAGTATCATAAACGTTTTTATCGATGGCATGCGTCGGAGAAGCTGCTGCCAGCACATACACGATGAGGCTTTCATTGTAGCCCTGAATGGGGAGGTTCATTTCCCAGCCGTAATTCGGCGACCAATGCCAGTAGAGCACATGGCCATTGTCTTTGGTGTACCAGTCCCATTCCACTGCTTCCCAAAGGGCGGTGATCTTATTGATCAGCATTTGCTCCTCAGGAGCTTGATCGTCAAGATAAGCCTTGACCGTTAATAATCCCTGGATCATAAATGCCGTTTCGACCAGGTCTCCGCCATTGTCTTTGGTGCTGAAAGGGATGGTCTTGCCGGTTTCACCATTCATCCAATGGGGCCAAACCCCATGAAAGCGGTCAGCAGAGGCCAAGAAATCCACGATCTTATTCCATCGGGTGATCGCTTCCTGCCGGGTGATGAAGCCTCGCTCCACACCTACTATCAAGGCCATCACCCCAAAGCCTGAGCCACCAATGGTGACCGTATTTCCTGAAGTATTCCTTTCCCTCGACAGTCCACTTACCGGATGGGCAAAGTCCCAGAAATACCGAAAAGTCTGATGTTGGACCTTGGTCAGTAAGGCCTCTTCTGATAGGGCTGGAAATGCTGGTGTTTCGTCTACAGCAGAATAAAACATTTGATTTTTCCCAGCGAAGTTTTCTCCATTACTTCCTTTTAGTTTATCTGAAATCCTTAGCGTATAAGGGGTCAATGGAGCCAGTGCGGTTGTCGTCTTTATCGTAACTGTTTGACCATTATTGCCCAATTCAAATGCTAAGGGAGAGACCGCTGGACCAGTCATCGTAATGGCCTCTTGAAAAGTAGTTTCGTCTAAGGGAAGGTTAAAGGATAATGATGCCTGAAAAGCAGTCGGTACATGCTGGATCCTGCTGGTGCGAGTGGTGTCGCTCCCTGGAATGGACGCCTCGGTCACCCGGAGGGTTCCCCGTACCGTTTCAAACCTGAATACGGTTCCCGAAAAGGAGCTGCCATCGCTAGCCTCGAGTGAGTCATGAATTTCCAGCTCATATATCGTACTGGTCTTAAGGGTGCCTGCCACGGTGATGGTAAGGGTCTTGTTATCCGAAAGTAAATTGGTGGAAAATTCCACAGGTGCTTGGTCGTCATTCAGCGACACGGCTCCTGAAATGGACGGTTTGCTGATGGGATGGGAAAACGTCAGGCTTATGGCCCTGTCCACTGGAATGCCACTGGTGATGCCATTTGGATCTAAGGATTCCGCTCCAATATGGGCACCTGTAAGTTCCAGCGATACGAGCATGTCATCATCCTTTCTACAGGAAATTATACTCAAAAAAAGTAGCAGGGAAAGTAATGTTCGGGTTACGTTGGGCATATTGATGAATAGAAGACGTTTTATGGTATTCAATCAGTTTGAATTTATGCGGTTTTAACTTGTGGCGATAGCCGTGGGTTGGACATTGATGATGCTATTTGAATTTCCAAGTGCAGTTTCCTTCGTTAAGTTGACTTTTGGTTTGATGGAAGGAACATTTGAAGTTGAAATAGAGGAGGGTTCCATTGCCGAAACCCTCCTGATATACTAAAATATTACGGCTGTTCGTCATCCATGATGCCTTGGATTTCGGCTTGGGAGAGGGCTTTGTCAAAAATGCGCAGCTCATCAATAAAGCTGTTGTCAGACAAATGTCCCCAACCGGTAAATCGCGGTGCACCAGAGCCAATCGAAAGGATGTCGCATCCTTCCCAAGAAAT comes from Echinicola vietnamensis DSM 17526 and encodes:
- a CDS encoding glucoamylase family protein, which codes for MLVSLELTGAHIGAESLDPNGITSGIPVDRAISLTFSHPISKPSISGAVSLNDDQAPVEFSTNLLSDNKTLTITVAGTLKTSTIYELEIHDSLEASDGSSFSGTVFRFETVRGTLRVTEASIPGSDTTRTSRIQHVPTAFQASLSFNLPLDETTFQEAITMTGPAVSPLAFELGNNGQTVTIKTTTALAPLTPYTLRISDKLKGSNGENFAGKNQMFYSAVDETPAFPALSEEALLTKVQHQTFRYFWDFAHPVSGLSRERNTSGNTVTIGGSGFGVMALIVGVERGFITRQEAITRWNKIVDFLASADRFHGVWPHWMNGETGKTIPFSTKDNGGDLVETAFMIQGLLTVKAYLDDQAPEEQMLINKITALWEAVEWDWYTKDNGHVLYWHWSPNYGWEMNLPIQGYNESLIVYVLAAASPTHAIDKNVYDTGWARNGDIKNGNSYYQQTLPLGKELGGPLFFAHYSFLGLDPRNLTDKYANYWEQNQAHSLINQAYCLQNPKGFIGYSDLVWGLTASDNHNGYSAHSPTNDLGVITPTAALSSFPYTPDASMKALQFFYYKLGDKLWGEYGFYDAFNITEYWYADSYLAIDQGPIILMIENHRTGLLWDLFMQNQEVRNGLDRLEFNY
- the bglX gene encoding beta-glucosidase BglX; amino-acid sequence: MKKYILFLMAIGGLMMAFKPSGKTPPPHHTDPYTQKADSVLALMTLEEKIGQLNLPAAGDFTTGQASSSNIAEKIKAGKVGGLFNIKTVQKIRDVQRVAVEESRLGIPLLFGMDVIHGYETIFPIPLGLSSTWDMELIKKSAQLAAKEASADGINWTFSPMTDISRDPRWGRVSEGSGEDPYLGAQIAKAMVEGYQGDDLSLSHTLMACVKHFALYGAPEAGRDYNTVDMSRQRMYNEYFPPYKAAVDAGVGTVMTAFNEVEGIPASANKWLMTEVLRNQWGFDGFVVTDYTAINEMTAHGIGDLKTVSAKALKAGVDMDMVGEGFLSTLKASLEEGTITETQIDEACRRILVAKFKLGLFEDPYRYCDAERAETEIFNAENRQLSREIAAQSFVLMKNEGQVLPLKKTGTIALIGPMADNAENMTGTWSVAGRFKESISLKQGIQHAVGDQVKIIEARGANIVADSLLESRVSVFGKPTYRDQRPEEELIEEALEAAKAADVIVAAMGESAEMSGESSSRSTIELPENQRRLLKALAKTGKPVVMVLFSGRPLAIQWEAEHIPSILNVWFGGSEAGDAIADVLFGEVNPSGKLTMTFPQNTGQIPLYYNHKNTGRPLPEGQWFQKFRSNFLDVPNAPLFPFGYGLSYTEFDYGDITLSTEKLSGHQTLYATITLTNAGRFDGKEVVQLYVRDMVGSMTRPVKELKGFQKVFLKAGETKEVTFELTQEDLKFYNHDLDFVFEPGEFEIMIGTNSHDVSSMKVNWEE
- a CDS encoding prolyl oligopeptidase family serine peptidase, which produces MQSHHKHLILLLLSILFMDTGRLLAQDKSLFEKRVFVNQKGDSLLYRILYPEHYDPGKKYPLVLFLHGAGERGNDNEKQLTHGADLFLTPENRAQFPAIVVFPQCPMDKYWIDISIRKELFGNGDPDFSQSVEKPSEQLDLVNQLTEKLIKEAPIDKKRCYVMGLSMGGFGTFETLGRWPKKYAAAIAICGGGNLSLVPKYAHHTSLWITHGGLDDIVPPELSKRVFDKLKAEGADVKYNLYPEANHNAWDPTFAEPDLLPWLFSKHK